A DNA window from Pithys albifrons albifrons isolate INPA30051 chromosome 7, PitAlb_v1, whole genome shotgun sequence contains the following coding sequences:
- the LOC139674113 gene encoding C-C chemokine receptor type 5-like: MGNGTTDFTEWPYTTEFDYSDSTPCPGTEEKHFAAKLLPPLYSLVVIFGLTGNMLVVLILVKYKKLKSMTDIYLLNLAISDLLFVFSLPFWAYYAVQDWIFGDALCRILSGVYLLGFYSGIFFIILLTLDRYLAIVHAVFALRARTVAYGILASAITWAVAVFASVPGVVFHKAQKEGLRYTCSPHYPQEQREMWKQLLTLKMNILGLLIPMLIMICSYTQIIKTLLQCRNEKKHKAVRLIFIIMIIYFFFWAPYNICILLHAFQGAFSITTCEGNGQLHKAIQVTETISMIHCCINPVIYAFAGEKFRKYLRSFFRKQIASHFSKYCPVFYADTAERASSTYTQSTGEQEVSAAL; encoded by the coding sequence ATGGGAAATGGTACAACAGACTTCACTGAGTGGCCATATACAACAGAATTCGACTACAGCGATTCGACACCTTGTCCTGGAACTGAGGAAAAGCACTTTGCAGCAAAACTTTTGCCACCACTTTATTCTTTAGTGGTGATATTTGGCCTGACAGGCAACATGCTTGTTGTCCTTATCCTGGTAAAATATAAGAAGTTGAAGAGCATGACTGACATCTACCTGCTCAACTTGGCAATTTCTGATCTgctctttgtattttctctccccttttgGGCGTATTATGCAGTTCAAGACTGGATTTTTGGGGATGCACTGTGTCGGATTCTCTCAGGTGTCTACCTCCTTGGCTTCTACAGTGGCATCTTTTTCATAATCCTGTTGACCCTGGACAGGTACCTGGCCATAGTGCACGCAGTGTTTGCTTTAAGAGCCAGGACAGTCGCCTATGGCATCCTCGCCAGTGCCATCACTTGGGCTGTTGCTGTTTTTGCTTCTGTTCCTGGGGTAGTATTTCACAAAGCTCAGAAGGAAGGTTTACGCTATACTTGCAGCCCTCATTATCCTcaagagcagagagaaatgtGGAAGCAACTCTTGACCTTAAAGATGAACATCCTGGGACTTCTTATTCCAATGTTAATTATGATCTGCAGCTACACACAAATTATAAAGACATTACTGCAGTGTAGGAATGAGAAGAAACATAAAGCAGTCAGGCTCATTTTCATTATCATGAttatctacttttttttctgggcaCCATACAACATTTGCATTCTCTTGCATGCTTTTCAAGGTGCATTTTCTATCACTACTTGTGAAGGCAATGGTCAACTGCACAAAGCGATCCAGGTGACAGAAACAATCTCAATGATCCACTGTTGTATCAACCCTGTGATTTATGCCTTTGCTGGAGAAAAATTTAGGAAGTATCTTCGTAGCTTTTTCCGAAAGCAGATTGCATCCCACTTCTCTAAATACTGCCCCGTTTTCTATGCTGACACAGCTGAACGAGCCAGCTCCACCTACACACAATCTACTGGAGAACAAGAAGTTTCTGCTGCATTGTAA